A stretch of Gasterosteus aculeatus chromosome 4, fGasAcu3.hap1.1, whole genome shotgun sequence DNA encodes these proteins:
- the spon2b gene encoding spondin-2b, whose product MDTAVNVPSASEALYRLVVMTLTLGPCVRSTPVPTDGPTCAASETARYKLTFSGKWTQAAFPKQYPFYRPPAQWSTLIGVTHSSDYHMWQRDGFASNGVREFAEKGEAWTTVEEVEAAGERIQSVYGLLSAPAVGGGTGQTNTEFEVFARHSYLSFMVRLVPSPDWFVGVESVDLCDVDRWKDNVTLELFPYDAGTDSGFTFSSPNFQTIPQDKITQITSSFPNHPASSFYYPRLKHLPPIAKVMLTRMNKTNQIFSLPVEPTQSNQLPTGNEIEDTLINTPLDCEVSVWSPWGLCKSKCGDSGVQHRTRYVVMHSANNGLACPLLEEERKCLPDNCL is encoded by the exons ATGGACACCGCAGTGAACGTCCCCTCCGCCTCTGAGGCGCTGTACCGCCTGGTGGTCATGACGCTGACTCTCGGCCCGTGCGTTCGCTCCACGCCCGTTCCCACCGACGGGCCCACGTGCGCGGCCTCAGAAACGGCCCGGTACAAGCTCACGTTTTCTGGCAAGTGGACCCAGGCGGCGTTCCCGAAACAGTATCCGTTCTACCGTCCCCCTGCTCAGTGGTCCACCCTCATCG GTGTGACCCACAGCTCCGATTACCACATGTGGCAGCGCGATGGTTTCGCCAGCAACGGAGTGAGGGAGTTTGCAGAGAAGGGCGAGGCCTGGACGAcggtggaggaagtggaggcgGCCGGCGAACGCATCCAGAGTGTTTATGGGCTCCTCTCCGCTCCCGCTGTTGGGGGAGGCACGGGCCAGACCAACACGGAGTTTGAGGTCTTCGCCAGGCACTCTTAC CTGTCCTTCATGGTGCGTCTGGTTCCGAGCCCGGACTGGTTCGTGGGCGTAGAGAGCGTCGACCTGTGCGACGTCGACCGCTGGAAAGACAACGTGACGCTGGAGCTTTTCCCGTACGACGCAGGAACCGACAGCGGCTTCACCTTCTCTTCTCCGAACTTCCAGACCATCCCACAGGACAAAATCACACAG ATCACTTCCTCCTTCCCCAACCACCCTGCCAGCTCCTTTTACTACCCGCGCCTGAAGCACCTGCCACCCATCGCCAAGGTGATGCTGACTAGGATGAATAAGACCAATCAGATCTTCAGCCTACCTGTGGAGCCCACCCAGTCCAACCAACTGCCAACAGGAAACGAGATCGAGGACACACTGATAA ATACGCCTCTGGACTGCGAGGTCTCGGTCTGGTCTCCTTGGGGTTTGTGCAAAAGCAAGTGTGGAGACTCGGGCGTGCAGCACCGCACGCGCTACGTCGTCATGCACTCGGCCAACAACGGGTTGGcttgccccctgctggaggaagagaggaagtgcCTCCCGGACAACTGTTTATGA